One genomic segment of Helicobacter enhydrae includes these proteins:
- a CDS encoding YhdP family protein: protein MHKPKKKSNKILITLSVLGGFIAIALLYFFFLLSSGIHLRHFQIYNTTLNGLYLKLDNKLVLTLDELVLTSDQSESSTLNPQDAFGWFQNSLIAMSYFQKIQIKKIIFPNKEQASILYDGKQYELIFPSLKAHFEITQKQDDLLLEVEKLDFEQMQIALKGSLNFSPHKKQLVFNLIANTYRENINESEKAIIKGDSNLKKLNVQIYTTPIKNLKAFQKEIAQLPTLDDWLMQKASFDSIRITNLYFTTTLDERFTKNLLKSLYAEVQVSNVNLKLQEALEPIQTPLLTMRYKSNKLGFELENPTYADISLQGSKVEILDLDSNPKTIVSLRSTNAVLDERMHQLLQAYDVDFDINQSSSLLDLKLQLAFSTNQDDTTRFEALGEITSQNAQLDIFGMPLFAKTLKTQLDITPEEQKIYITESEVALENPKLSGLIDCQIDLNTQQLTGEITPQLLDISFGDTPITQILKIQNATQPFDVQLDFADQTTLTIPEFETQIIFDTNKQINLENLSKLYPFSPMLQHLAIQAGSANLQTKDFEHFIIQTRLKQLTYPIFDSHWNPITELEATIKIDPHNFSLATTDNHLQIDFQDQFLKVLLKNYYFTTSAIQDNKVPILAFLAKNQEQEETTEAQQQHSDTPTLKVYFESQNSKIKYKQVIVPSDEIVINYKNGKIKGDLMYKNGIANLDFYDDIIKFKANNFSPSFVNTLFGKDIVEGGLFGIKGIYKNKVLRAEVEIQNTIFKNFATLQNVLGLIDTIPSLIVFKKPGLGANGYQIEQGRIRINLNDEYLALKKIDLVGNSIDVSGGGIITLATQEMDIALTISTIKSLSEVLSKIPIVGYLLLGKEGKISTGVILKGTLEKPKSEVTIAEDIISAPFKIIERIFTSD, encoded by the coding sequence GGAATCCATTTACGCCATTTCCAAATCTACAACACCACCTTGAATGGATTATATCTAAAGCTAGACAATAAGCTAGTGCTCACGCTTGATGAGCTTGTTCTCACATCAGATCAAAGCGAAAGCTCCACACTCAATCCACAAGATGCTTTTGGTTGGTTTCAAAACAGCTTGATTGCGATGTCATATTTCCAAAAAATACAAATCAAAAAAATCATCTTCCCCAACAAAGAACAAGCTTCTATTCTGTATGATGGAAAACAATATGAGCTTATCTTCCCCTCGCTCAAAGCTCATTTTGAAATCACCCAAAAGCAAGACGATCTACTCTTGGAAGTCGAAAAACTTGACTTTGAGCAAATGCAGATCGCACTCAAAGGCAGTCTCAATTTCTCTCCACACAAAAAACAATTAGTTTTTAATCTTATCGCCAATACCTATCGCGAAAATATAAACGAAAGTGAAAAAGCCATTATCAAAGGAGATAGCAATCTCAAAAAACTCAATGTCCAAATCTATACCACGCCCATCAAAAATCTCAAGGCATTCCAAAAAGAGATTGCCCAACTCCCAACGCTTGATGATTGGCTCATGCAAAAAGCTTCATTTGATAGCATCAGGATCACCAATCTCTACTTCACCACAACGCTTGATGAGCGTTTTACAAAAAATCTCCTCAAAAGCCTCTATGCCGAAGTCCAAGTCAGCAATGTCAATCTCAAACTTCAAGAAGCACTAGAGCCTATCCAAACACCTTTGCTCACAATGCGTTACAAAAGCAACAAATTGGGTTTTGAGCTAGAGAATCCTACCTATGCAGACATCTCACTTCAGGGGAGCAAAGTGGAGATTCTTGATTTGGATTCAAACCCAAAAACCATTGTTTCACTGCGATCTACAAATGCTGTTTTGGATGAGCGTATGCATCAACTTCTACAAGCCTATGATGTGGATTTTGACATCAATCAATCCAGTTCTCTCCTTGATCTAAAGCTCCAGCTTGCATTCTCCACTAACCAAGACGACACGACACGCTTTGAAGCTTTGGGAGAAATCACTTCTCAAAATGCACAACTCGATATTTTTGGAATGCCATTGTTTGCCAAAACACTCAAAACCCAATTAGACATCACGCCAGAAGAACAAAAAATCTACATCACAGAAAGCGAGGTTGCACTTGAAAATCCAAAACTCTCAGGACTGATTGATTGCCAAATCGACTTGAACACCCAGCAACTTACAGGGGAGATCACTCCACAGCTTTTGGATATTTCATTTGGCGACACTCCAATCACCCAAATCCTAAAAATCCAAAATGCCACCCAGCCTTTTGATGTCCAACTTGACTTCGCAGATCAAACCACTCTTACGATTCCAGAGTTTGAAACCCAAATTATTTTTGATACCAACAAACAAATCAATCTAGAAAATCTTTCCAAACTCTATCCCTTCTCTCCAATGCTCCAACATTTAGCAATCCAAGCAGGTAGTGCAAACCTACAAACCAAAGATTTTGAACACTTCATCATCCAAACTCGCCTTAAGCAACTCACCTATCCTATTTTTGATTCACATTGGAATCCCATCACAGAGCTTGAAGCCACCATCAAAATAGACCCCCACAATTTCTCACTCGCAACCACAGACAATCATTTGCAAATCGATTTTCAAGATCAATTCCTCAAAGTCCTGCTCAAGAACTATTATTTCACCACCTCAGCAATTCAAGACAACAAAGTCCCTATACTTGCTTTTTTGGCAAAAAATCAGGAGCAAGAAGAAACAACAGAGGCACAACAGCAACATTCAGACACGCCGACTCTGAAAGTCTATTTCGAATCTCAAAACTCCAAAATCAAATACAAACAAGTGATTGTTCCTAGCGATGAGATTGTCATCAATTACAAAAACGGCAAAATCAAAGGGGATTTGATGTATAAAAATGGTATTGCCAATTTGGATTTTTATGATGACATTATCAAATTCAAAGCCAATAATTTTAGTCCATCATTTGTCAATACCTTATTTGGCAAAGATATCGTCGAAGGTGGATTATTTGGCATCAAAGGAATCTACAAAAACAAAGTATTGCGTGCAGAAGTTGAAATACAAAACACAATCTTTAAAAACTTCGCCACACTTCAAAATGTGCTTGGTTTGATTGATACCATTCCCTCACTGATTGTATTCAAAAAACCCGGGCTTGGTGCCAATGGATACCAAATCGAACAAGGACGCATTAGAATCAATCTCAACGATGAATATCTTGCTCTCAAAAAAATCGATTTGGTCGGCAATTCTATCGATGTGAGCGGTGGTGGGATTATCACACTTGCGACACAGGAAATGGATATTGCCCTAACAATTTCAACAATCAAATCCCTCTCTGAAGTTTTAAGCAAAATTCCAATTGTTGGATATTTATTATTAGGCAAAGAAGGTAAAATATCAACAGGTGTAATTTTGAAAGGAACGCTTGAAAAACCAAAATCTGAAGTCACAATCGCCGAAGATATCATCAGTGCGCCATTTAAAATCATCGAGAGAATCTTTACATCAGACTAA
- a CDS encoding FeoA family protein codes for MTLFEGNPNQSYKVCAIHTQDMALKNRLFSMGISKDAKITIDCFTPNKATLAVQVNQTKIALRNTEAQNIIVEAI; via the coding sequence ATGACACTTTTTGAGGGCAACCCAAACCAATCATACAAAGTTTGTGCCATACACACTCAAGATATGGCATTAAAAAATAGATTATTTTCGATGGGCATTTCCAAAGATGCAAAAATCACAATCGACTGCTTCACGCCAAACAAAGCCACCCTTGCAGTCCAAGTCAATCAAACCAAAATCGCTCTTAGAAACACAGAAGCACAAAACATTATCGTTGAGGCAATATGA
- the nth gene encoding endonuclease III yields the protein MSQKAQIIKKRFLLHYQHPKTELKYNNLYELLVCVMLSAQCTDKRVNLITPALFATYPTIAILAQADLEEVKSHIQSCSFFNNKAQNLIAMAQKVIQDFDGKIPHTQEELKTLPGVGQKTANVVLIEYFEQNFMAVDTHVFRVSHRLGLSKSKTAAKTEEDLVKLFRDNLSPLHQAFVLFGRYICKALKPDCQHCFVQDLCVTKQNFKP from the coding sequence ATGAGCCAAAAGGCACAAATCATCAAAAAACGATTCTTGTTGCACTATCAGCATCCAAAAACAGAATTGAAATACAACAATCTCTATGAGCTTCTTGTCTGTGTGATGCTTTCTGCACAATGCACTGATAAAAGAGTCAATCTCATCACCCCAGCCCTTTTTGCTACATATCCCACCATTGCCATCCTTGCTCAAGCAGATCTTGAAGAGGTAAAATCCCACATCCAAAGTTGTTCTTTTTTTAACAACAAGGCTCAAAACCTTATTGCAATGGCACAAAAAGTGATTCAAGATTTTGATGGCAAGATACCCCACACACAAGAAGAACTCAAAACGCTTCCGGGGGTTGGGCAAAAAACTGCCAATGTTGTTTTGATTGAGTATTTTGAGCAAAACTTTATGGCTGTGGATACTCATGTTTTTAGAGTTTCTCATCGTTTAGGACTTAGCAAATCAAAAACGGCGGCAAAAACAGAGGAAGATTTAGTAAAATTATTTAGAGATAATTTAAGTCCTTTACATCAAGCATTCGTTTTGTTTGGTCGCTATATTTGCAAGGCACTCAAACCTGATTGCCAACATTGTTTCGTGCAGGACTTATGTGTGACAAAACAAAATTTTAAACCATAA
- a CDS encoding chemotaxis protein CheX, giving the protein MNPLISSFIETIQSSINIKPTQISEGVRQGFVSSIKLQNQEIFFCCELTFLKLLASEMLFEDQPSQEILLDLSKELANLVVGHAKVLYSKQNKHLNLGTPQFWGEDYTIQQNNGLHFELNGTKCSIYME; this is encoded by the coding sequence ATGAACCCTCTTATTTCTAGCTTTATTGAAACTATCCAATCAAGCATCAATATCAAACCCACGCAAATCTCTGAAGGGGTGCGTCAAGGCTTTGTTTCTAGCATCAAACTTCAGAATCAAGAGATCTTTTTTTGTTGTGAATTGACTTTTCTCAAACTTCTAGCAAGTGAAATGCTTTTTGAAGATCAGCCTAGTCAAGAGATTTTGCTTGACTTGAGCAAAGAACTAGCCAATCTTGTTGTGGGACACGCCAAGGTTTTATATTCCAAACAAAACAAACATCTCAATCTTGGGACACCGCAATTTTGGGGAGAGGATTATACAATCCAACAAAACAATGGACTGCATTTTGAACTAAATGGGACAAAATGCAGTATCTATATGGAGTGA
- the fliN gene encoding flagellar motor switch protein FliN, translating into MAETSILNQDYEHTQKEVELAKSFETMMANYAGLLDMDVVFDAQLASTRLSLKDILKLEKGSVIDLQKPAGESVEAFVNGRVIGKGEVMVYEKNLAIRLNEILDSDAIVYYITRERI; encoded by the coding sequence ATGGCAGAAACTAGCATTCTCAATCAAGATTACGAACACACGCAAAAAGAAGTAGAACTTGCCAAAAGTTTTGAAACAATGATGGCAAATTATGCCGGACTTTTAGATATGGATGTGGTATTTGACGCACAACTTGCCTCTACAAGATTGAGCCTAAAAGACATTTTGAAACTCGAAAAAGGCTCTGTGATCGATTTGCAAAAACCTGCAGGAGAGAGTGTAGAGGCATTTGTCAATGGTAGAGTGATCGGAAAAGGGGAGGTGATGGTGTATGAGAAAAACCTCGCTATCCGCCTCAATGAAATCCTTGATTCTGATGCAATTGTGTATTACATCACACGAGAGAGAATCTGA
- a CDS encoding energy transducer TonB, whose translation MTQYRLIITCSLSLLLHLALIALFLHNSKELGFKKGVGDERINASSFRFSDANAQAKYAKNAQPQTQKSSSHLQKQVTKTKPQKNHNPQNQTTPNHPLQQTSTNQDKPQEDSLPPTPTYQASEAPPIEETLAFQLADTQTKQNISQFYGADFGQLGFEEKEFILNNLSYIGKITQRYLRYPPNAGMLAQSGGNVIEFYLHPNGDISDLKIIKESGYILLDRNSIKTIEIAYKDYPHPKTKTLIRFYINYYLRRH comes from the coding sequence ATGACACAATATCGCCTTATTATCACTTGCTCACTCTCGCTTCTATTGCACCTAGCATTGATAGCTTTGTTTTTGCACAACTCCAAAGAATTAGGATTCAAAAAGGGAGTTGGGGATGAACGCATCAATGCTTCTTCTTTTCGTTTTAGCGATGCAAATGCCCAAGCCAAATACGCCAAAAACGCTCAACCTCAAACACAAAAATCCAGCAGTCACCTTCAAAAGCAAGTGACCAAAACCAAACCCCAAAAAAACCACAATCCTCAGAATCAAACAACCCCCAATCATCCATTGCAACAAACAAGCACCAATCAAGACAAGCCTCAAGAAGATTCCCTCCCCCCCACTCCGACTTATCAAGCCAGTGAGGCACCTCCTATTGAAGAAACCCTCGCTTTCCAACTCGCTGATACCCAAACAAAACAAAACATCTCTCAATTTTATGGAGCGGATTTTGGACAACTTGGTTTTGAAGAAAAAGAATTCATTCTCAACAATCTCTCCTATATCGGAAAAATCACACAGAGATACCTACGCTACCCACCCAATGCCGGGATGTTGGCTCAAAGTGGCGGCAATGTCATAGAGTTTTATTTGCACCCCAATGGCGATATTTCAGATCTCAAAATCATCAAAGAGAGTGGCTATATCTTGCTAGATCGCAACAGCATCAAAACCATAGAGATCGCCTACAAAGACTATCCGCACCCCAAAACAAAAACACTTATACGCTTCTATATCAATTATTATCTACGCAGACATTAG
- a CDS encoding DEAD/DEAH box helicase, with the protein MIASCLYKLAEQGLIDFELLLVADHNEASEACEMMEYLACGIKPFVLPHFRAIFGDDLRSFSQELSALFAILREFYAYEGKKLLISPFSSVVYRMPCAKHFGGLEIAPNQDLDLQAFQQKILDLGYEVVDLVEMEGEVSFRGDIVDIFVPSSANPYRISFFDNIVEDIKTFDLQTQICLNLHHQTLEIPPALFSLDAKEAESLQEEISQKCTQSLSADMRSFGFWFLQNKVLLPKVYKTAITPQAVVEAQSFFEFKEQSDLCLQDLEEFVVLHQDERYCDVAFELKNLANFIAGYGDRQIVLLAPQESMFEHLKYSYDLSGVKCEVSPCIVNILTPQKLILSINKKQKKLKKRRPKILLDELSVGEYVVHSDYGVGIFRGIVQTQVVGSVRDFMRIDYQGEDSLLLPVENLHLIDRYVANAGGVPTLDRLGKGTFAKLKEKVKGKLFEIAGSIIALAAKRDLLEGDQIILEDYELQNFQKHCGFNLTLDQSTSIQEILQDLGSGKVMDRLLSGDVGFGKTEVAMNALYAVCKNHFQGALVVPTTLLASQHYATLQKRFEPFGMRVAKLDSNSKDKKRVLENVANGEIDILVATHSVLGARFAKLGLLIVDEEHKFGVKQKEKIKELSQNVHLLSMSATPIPRTLNMALSSIKGMSVLKTPPKEREGVKTFVKEGDDGLIKEVISREMRRGGQVFFIHNHIASIEQKKQELLDLMPHLRIGIIHSKVGDLQEERVIADFAKGEYDVLLCTSIIESGIHLDNANTMIVEGADRFGIADLHQLRGRVGRGSKIGFCYFLLQDQGRLTQDARKRLLALERNSYLGSGASLAYHDLEIRGGGNLLGEAQSGHIKNIGYGLYLKMLEDCINTLSGRETLYAKSVELKLNVSAYLNPELIASDRLRLELYRRLSLCKSVTDVFEIQAEIEDRFGKLDVYSRQFLDLILIKILGGACGVKMISNYGQNISVQFNDATKEVLVANSKDDDDVLARVLEFLRKKSPNVCVDNN; encoded by the coding sequence ATGATTGCAAGTTGTTTATATAAACTTGCAGAGCAAGGTTTGATTGATTTTGAGCTCTTGCTTGTTGCAGATCATAATGAGGCTAGTGAAGCTTGTGAGATGATGGAGTATCTTGCTTGTGGAATCAAGCCCTTTGTATTGCCTCATTTTCGTGCAATTTTTGGAGATGATTTGCGTAGCTTTTCGCAAGAACTCTCCGCACTTTTTGCGATTTTGCGAGAGTTTTATGCTTATGAGGGCAAAAAACTTCTGATCTCCCCATTTTCTAGCGTTGTGTATCGTATGCCTTGTGCAAAACATTTTGGTGGGCTAGAGATTGCCCCAAACCAAGATTTGGATTTGCAAGCATTCCAACAGAAAATCCTAGATTTGGGATATGAGGTTGTGGATCTTGTGGAAATGGAGGGGGAGGTTAGTTTCCGCGGGGATATTGTGGATATTTTTGTGCCTTCTAGTGCAAATCCATATCGTATTTCTTTTTTTGACAACATTGTTGAAGATATCAAAACTTTTGATTTGCAAACTCAAATTTGCCTCAATCTACATCATCAAACGCTAGAGATTCCTCCGGCTTTGTTTTCTTTGGATGCCAAAGAGGCAGAATCACTACAAGAAGAAATCTCTCAAAAATGCACTCAATCTTTGAGTGCGGATATGAGGAGTTTTGGGTTTTGGTTTTTGCAAAACAAAGTCTTGCTACCCAAAGTTTATAAGACTGCCATCACTCCTCAGGCAGTTGTGGAGGCACAGAGTTTTTTTGAATTCAAAGAGCAAAGCGATCTGTGTTTGCAAGATTTGGAAGAGTTTGTGGTGCTTCATCAAGATGAGAGGTATTGTGATGTGGCATTTGAGCTCAAAAATCTAGCGAACTTTATCGCTGGTTATGGGGATAGACAGATTGTTTTGTTGGCACCACAAGAATCGATGTTTGAGCATTTGAAATACTCCTATGATCTTAGTGGTGTGAAGTGCGAAGTGTCTCCTTGCATTGTGAATATCCTCACTCCCCAAAAGCTGATACTATCCATCAACAAAAAACAAAAAAAACTCAAAAAACGCCGCCCTAAGATTTTGCTTGATGAATTGAGTGTCGGGGAGTATGTAGTCCATAGCGATTATGGTGTGGGGATTTTCAGAGGGATTGTGCAGACGCAAGTTGTGGGGAGTGTGCGTGATTTTATGCGTATTGATTATCAAGGGGAAGATTCTTTGCTATTGCCTGTGGAAAATCTACATTTGATCGATCGCTATGTCGCAAATGCTGGAGGAGTGCCCACACTGGATCGTTTGGGCAAAGGAACTTTTGCAAAGCTCAAAGAAAAAGTGAAGGGGAAATTGTTTGAGATTGCTGGAAGTATCATTGCATTGGCGGCTAAACGCGATTTGTTGGAGGGGGATCAGATCATTTTAGAAGACTATGAGTTGCAAAACTTCCAAAAACATTGCGGGTTTAATTTGACACTAGATCAAAGCACTAGCATTCAAGAGATTTTGCAAGATTTGGGGAGTGGGAAGGTGATGGATCGACTTTTGAGCGGAGATGTGGGGTTTGGCAAAACTGAAGTGGCGATGAACGCACTCTATGCAGTTTGCAAGAATCATTTTCAAGGGGCATTGGTGGTGCCTACAACCCTACTTGCCTCTCAGCATTATGCGACTTTGCAAAAACGCTTCGAGCCATTTGGAATGCGTGTGGCTAAACTTGATTCTAATAGCAAAGACAAAAAGCGAGTGCTTGAGAATGTAGCAAATGGAGAGATTGATATTTTGGTGGCAACTCATAGTGTGCTTGGGGCTAGGTTTGCAAAGCTAGGATTGTTGATTGTCGATGAAGAGCACAAGTTTGGAGTTAAGCAAAAAGAAAAAATCAAAGAGTTGAGCCAAAATGTGCATTTGCTTTCTATGTCAGCCACTCCTATTCCTAGAACATTAAATATGGCACTCTCTTCAATCAAAGGTATGAGTGTCCTAAAAACTCCCCCCAAAGAGCGTGAGGGAGTGAAAACATTTGTCAAAGAGGGCGATGATGGGTTGATCAAAGAGGTGATTTCTCGCGAGATGCGTCGTGGGGGGCAGGTCTTTTTTATCCATAACCACATCGCAAGTATTGAGCAGAAAAAACAAGAGTTGCTTGATTTGATGCCTCATTTGAGGATTGGTATCATTCATTCCAAAGTCGGGGATTTGCAAGAAGAGAGGGTGATTGCAGATTTTGCAAAAGGGGAATATGATGTCTTGCTTTGCACCTCTATCATCGAATCAGGGATTCATCTTGATAATGCCAATACGATGATTGTAGAGGGGGCCGATCGCTTTGGAATCGCAGATTTACACCAATTGCGTGGAAGAGTGGGGAGAGGGAGCAAGATTGGCTTTTGTTATTTTTTGCTTCAAGATCAGGGGCGACTGACACAAGATGCGCGCAAAAGACTTTTGGCTTTGGAGCGTAATAGCTATTTGGGGAGCGGGGCTTCTTTGGCATATCACGATTTGGAGATTCGCGGTGGTGGGAATCTGTTAGGCGAGGCTCAAAGTGGGCATATCAAAAACATTGGCTATGGGCTATACCTCAAGATGTTGGAGGATTGTATCAATACCTTGAGTGGTCGTGAAACTCTGTATGCCAAAAGTGTAGAGCTCAAACTCAATGTGAGTGCCTATCTTAATCCCGAACTCATTGCTTCAGATCGTTTGAGGCTTGAGCTCTATCGCCGTTTGTCGTTGTGTAAAAGTGTGACTGATGTGTTTGAAATACAAGCAGAGATCGAAGATCGCTTTGGCAAACTAGATGTGTATAGTAGGCAATTTTTGGATTTGATTTTGATTAAAATTTTGGGCGGTGCTTGTGGGGTCAAAATGATTTCAAATTATGGGCAAAACATCAGCGTGCAGTTTAATGATGCAACCAAAGAAGTGCTTGTGGCAAATAGCAAAGATGACGATGATGTGTTAGCTAGAGTTTTGGAGTTTTTGAGAAAAAAGTCGCCTAATGTCTGCGTAGATAATAATTGA
- a CDS encoding bactofilin family protein, protein MAIFTQDHQHTNEGSGATIIASGTKIKGEIDTQCHLHIDGEFEGVIHSSHTINIGKSGVVNGEIYSEKLIVNGKFVGSVKSRVVEIMPQGKIDGKVTSHELVIERKGILTGESIVEDGDRLE, encoded by the coding sequence ATGGCAATCTTTACTCAAGATCATCAACACACTAATGAAGGAAGTGGAGCAACCATCATTGCAAGTGGAACAAAAATAAAAGGAGAGATTGACACTCAATGTCATTTGCATATCGATGGTGAGTTTGAGGGCGTGATCCACTCCTCGCATACTATCAATATTGGCAAAAGTGGCGTTGTGAATGGCGAAATCTATTCAGAAAAACTTATCGTGAATGGAAAATTTGTCGGCAGTGTGAAATCAAGAGTTGTTGAAATTATGCCTCAAGGCAAGATTGATGGAAAGGTAACAAGTCACGAACTTGTGATTGAGAGAAAAGGGATTTTGACCGGAGAGAGTATCGTCGAAGATGGGGATAGACTAGAGTAG
- a CDS encoding M23 family metallopeptidase, whose translation MQACDKRLVIMLTDEQGSKIFNIHILFKYFLWYFLVFVVTLIFFALVSIRVFNNELDNLAMSNQMLVNEYDKMLISNNQLNELVSRRVEELELIGERVEYLEGMVGVPSDSANYENLSYGLQERIENVSLASIQKAFVMKFIPNGYPMDYYRRISDYFGYRLHPILRREHLHAGVDFSAEVGTPVYATADGVVEFARKDYNGGFGNLIKLDHSFGFRTFYAHLSNVLVARGDFVKKGQIIAYSGNSGLSTGAHLHYEIRFLGAYIDPKNFVEWNMKDFDLIFKKEKNIPWQSLLKIINTLMKEVEQPSLQVEQK comes from the coding sequence ATGCAGGCTTGTGATAAACGCTTGGTGATTATGCTCACAGATGAGCAGGGAAGCAAAATCTTTAATATCCATATTTTGTTTAAATATTTTCTTTGGTATTTTCTTGTTTTTGTTGTCACTTTGATTTTTTTTGCTCTGGTGTCGATTCGCGTTTTTAACAATGAGCTTGACAACCTTGCTATGAGCAACCAAATGCTTGTCAATGAGTATGACAAAATGCTTATTTCCAACAATCAGCTCAACGAGCTAGTCAGCCGTCGCGTCGAAGAGCTTGAGCTGATTGGGGAGCGTGTGGAGTATTTGGAAGGAATGGTGGGGGTGCCATCTGATTCTGCAAACTATGAGAATCTAAGCTATGGGTTGCAAGAGAGGATCGAAAATGTGTCTTTGGCGAGTATTCAAAAAGCATTTGTGATGAAGTTTATCCCCAATGGCTACCCAATGGATTATTATCGGAGAATCTCTGATTATTTTGGCTATCGCCTCCATCCTATTTTGCGTAGAGAGCATTTGCACGCAGGGGTGGATTTTAGTGCAGAAGTCGGGACGCCAGTGTATGCGACAGCAGATGGTGTTGTGGAATTTGCAAGGAAAGACTATAATGGTGGCTTTGGAAATCTTATCAAGCTAGATCACTCATTTGGATTCCGCACCTTTTATGCACATTTGAGCAATGTGCTAGTGGCAAGAGGAGATTTTGTCAAAAAAGGGCAGATTATCGCTTATAGTGGCAATTCTGGTTTGAGCACGGGGGCACATCTGCATTATGAAATCCGTTTCTTGGGTGCATATATCGATCCCAAGAATTTTGTAGAGTGGAATATGAAGGATTTTGATTTAATTTTTAAAAAGGAGAAAAATATCCCATGGCAATCTTTACTCAAGATCATCAACACACTAATGAAGGAAGTGGAGCAACCATCATTGCAAGTGGAACAAAAATAA